A region from the Polaribacter sp. Hel1_33_78 genome encodes:
- a CDS encoding glycoside hydrolase family 2 protein, translated as MRRIFVGFLILALFGCSTLEKDLPLKIELNTNWQFKGINTLDWKSASVPGNIFTDLLSHKVIEDPFIKTNEEKVQWVSKKDWEYKTNFSLSEEILNKKNIELNFEGLDTYAKIYINGNYQLNTDNAFKRYTISLKDIPMYKSNELKIVFENTGSIENPAKLNSKYKLPEGKRIYTRKAQFQYGWDWGPKLNTLGIWKPITLKAWDDLKFENIYIRQKEIDKDKALLSVEIIIESKDDRNIQLFTKINKEIISSNISLKKGKHTYKVPIEIINPKLWWTHNLGNPYLYNFNFQLISDGKIKDEKSVKKGIRKIKLIAKKDTIGESFYFELNGKPVFMKGANYIPQNSFQNKVTNQHYEKLLSDVVESNMNMLRVWGGGIYENDIFYDICDEKGILVWQDFMFACAMYPGSIEFLANVKEEAEQQIKRLRNHTSIALWCGNNENAEGWRRWGWQAKRTKKEKEEIWNDYLAVFDTILPKSVAKLSETNYWETSPKYGRGNPKYQMEGDAHDWWVWHDGYPFEHFEKNVPRFMSEFGFQSFPSFETINYINQNDTINLKTDAIKLHQKHAKGFQLIEEYMNRNYKISKNEEDYVYVSQLLQAKGIVMGIEAHRRAKPTNMGSLYWQLNDCWPAISWSSIDYFGQWKALQYKAKNAFKNLLISSTIEKNKVKTFVINDTFNPIQGNLKVTLIDFYGKEIWKDSKEIQVLENSSKPYFNFSLESIKSESSVLITEFNNQQSVFFFTKPKDLNLPKGIIKKVVSKTKNGFSIILTSDVLQKDMFLFSKGKGHFSDNFFDLIPNQNKVIKFITKENSLNDLRIKTLNSIHNTLLPIEKNP; from the coding sequence ATGCGTAGGATATTTGTTGGCTTTTTAATACTTGCTCTTTTTGGATGCAGTACTCTAGAAAAAGATTTACCCTTAAAAATAGAATTAAATACAAATTGGCAATTTAAGGGAATTAATACTTTAGATTGGAAATCTGCTTCTGTTCCTGGAAATATATTTACAGATTTACTTTCTCATAAAGTTATTGAAGATCCATTTATAAAAACCAATGAAGAAAAGGTACAATGGGTTTCTAAAAAGGATTGGGAGTATAAAACCAATTTTTCATTGTCTGAAGAAATTTTAAACAAAAAAAATATTGAACTCAATTTTGAAGGATTAGATACTTATGCAAAGATTTACATTAATGGAAATTATCAATTAAATACAGACAACGCATTTAAAAGATATACGATATCATTAAAAGATATACCAATGTATAAATCAAATGAATTAAAAATAGTATTTGAGAATACAGGTAGTATTGAAAACCCCGCAAAACTAAATTCAAAATATAAATTACCTGAAGGAAAAAGAATTTATACCAGAAAAGCACAGTTTCAATATGGTTGGGACTGGGGACCAAAACTAAACACTTTAGGCATTTGGAAACCCATAACTTTAAAAGCTTGGGATGATTTAAAATTTGAAAATATTTACATCAGACAAAAAGAAATTGACAAGGATAAAGCACTTTTATCGGTTGAAATCATTATAGAAAGCAAGGATGACAGGAACATACAACTATTCACAAAAATTAACAAGGAAATAATTTCGTCAAATATCTCTCTAAAAAAAGGAAAACATACCTATAAGGTTCCCATTGAAATCATAAACCCCAAATTATGGTGGACACACAATTTGGGAAATCCATATTTGTATAATTTCAATTTTCAATTGATTTCTGATGGCAAAATAAAAGATGAAAAATCTGTTAAAAAAGGGATTAGAAAGATAAAATTAATCGCTAAAAAAGATACTATAGGTGAATCTTTCTATTTTGAATTGAATGGAAAACCTGTCTTCATGAAGGGTGCAAATTATATTCCACAAAACAGTTTTCAGAATAAAGTTACCAATCAACATTATGAAAAATTATTATCTGATGTAGTTGAATCTAACATGAATATGTTGCGAGTTTGGGGAGGTGGAATTTATGAAAATGATATTTTTTATGATATCTGTGATGAAAAAGGAATTTTAGTTTGGCAAGATTTCATGTTTGCTTGCGCGATGTATCCAGGAAGTATTGAGTTTTTAGCAAATGTTAAAGAAGAAGCGGAACAGCAAATTAAAAGATTACGAAATCATACTTCAATTGCTTTGTGGTGCGGAAATAACGAGAATGCTGAAGGTTGGAGACGTTGGGGATGGCAAGCCAAAAGAACGAAGAAAGAAAAAGAAGAAATATGGAATGATTACTTAGCCGTCTTTGATACTATTTTACCTAAATCTGTCGCGAAATTAAGCGAAACTAATTATTGGGAAACTTCACCAAAATATGGTAGAGGAAATCCGAAATATCAAATGGAAGGTGATGCGCATGATTGGTGGGTTTGGCATGATGGCTATCCTTTTGAACATTTTGAAAAGAATGTGCCAAGATTTATGAGTGAATTTGGGTTTCAATCGTTTCCAAGCTTTGAAACTATCAATTACATCAATCAAAATGATACAATAAACTTAAAAACGGATGCAATAAAATTGCATCAAAAACATGCAAAAGGTTTTCAATTAATCGAAGAGTACATGAACCGTAATTATAAGATCTCCAAAAATGAAGAAGATTACGTTTATGTAAGTCAGCTATTACAAGCTAAAGGAATTGTCATGGGAATTGAAGCGCACAGAAGAGCAAAACCAACTAATATGGGAAGTTTATATTGGCAGTTAAATGATTGTTGGCCTGCAATTTCCTGGTCTAGTATCGATTATTTCGGACAATGGAAAGCCTTACAATATAAAGCAAAAAATGCTTTTAAAAATCTCTTAATCTCTTCAACTATTGAAAAAAATAAGGTAAAAACTTTTGTTATAAATGATACTTTTAATCCAATTCAAGGAAATTTAAAAGTAACCTTAATTGATTTTTATGGAAAAGAGATTTGGAAAGATTCTAAAGAAATTCAAGTTTTAGAAAATAGTAGCAAACCATATTTTAATTTTTCTTTAGAAAGTATTAAGAGTGAATCTTCCGTTTTAATTACTGAATTTAATAATCAACAATCAGTGTTTTTCTTTACGAAACCCAAAGATTTAAACTTACCAAAAGGCATTATTAAAAAAGTGGTTTCGAAAACAAAAAATGGTTTTTCAATTATATTAACAAGTGATGTCCTACAAAAAGATATGTTTTTATTCTCAAAAGGAAAAGGTCATTTTTCTGATAATTTCTTTGATTTAATTCCGAATCAGAATAAGGTTATAAAATTTATAACTAAAGAAAACTCTTTAAATGATTTACGAATAAAAACATTGAATTCTATTCATAACACTTTGCTTCCTATAGAAAAAAATCCCTAA
- a CDS encoding copper homeostasis protein CutC, whose amino-acid sequence MILEICANSYQSAMNAQKAGVHRIELCSELPIGGITPSHGLLKKVMHSLSIPVQVLIRPRSGDFNYSNAEFEIMKENILQCKDRGCAGIVSGVLHANNNIDIERTRELIELSKPLTFTFHRAFDCVTNPKESLKQLIDLGVDRILTSGLQPNAEKGIELLIELQQLAKNKLIILPGSGISIENINLFKDSGFKEVHTSASKEISNSNVFFDNTKQTVSDVETILKILYEIKNA is encoded by the coding sequence ATGATTTTAGAAATCTGTGCCAACTCCTATCAATCTGCTATGAACGCTCAAAAAGCTGGAGTACACAGAATAGAATTGTGCAGTGAATTGCCTATTGGCGGCATTACACCTTCTCACGGTTTGCTTAAAAAAGTGATGCACAGTTTAAGTATACCAGTTCAGGTTTTAATACGTCCTAGAAGTGGAGACTTTAACTATTCTAATGCCGAATTTGAAATCATGAAAGAAAACATTCTTCAATGCAAAGACCGAGGTTGTGCTGGAATAGTTTCTGGTGTCCTGCATGCAAATAATAACATAGACATTGAACGAACAAGAGAATTGATTGAACTTTCTAAGCCTTTGACTTTTACATTTCACAGAGCCTTTGACTGTGTTACAAATCCAAAAGAATCTTTAAAACAATTAATTGATTTAGGTGTAGATAGAATTTTAACCTCTGGTTTGCAACCTAATGCTGAAAAAGGAATTGAGTTATTAATAGAACTTCAACAATTAGCAAAAAACAAATTGATTATTCTTCCTGGAAGTGGAATTAGCATCGAAAATATTAATTTATTTAAAGACAGTGGGTTTAAGGAAGTTCATACTTCTGCTTCTAAAGAAATATCGAATTCAAACGTGTTTTTTGATAACACAAAACAAACTGTTTCAGATGTAGAAACTATTCTAAAAATTTTATATGAGATTAAAAATGCGTAG
- the recN gene encoding DNA repair protein RecN, which produces MLTSISIHNYALINQLSIDFSNGLSIITGETGAGKSILLGALGLVLGNRADLSSLKDTSKKCIVEAKVAIANYDLKDFFEKVDLDYEDTTILRREILPSGKSRAFVNDTPVTLSVLNQLRSKLIDVHSQHQTMQLSDASFQFMVLDGLSKNSKKVASYKRGVQQLHQHKKELEELESNQRTINLQYDYNLHLLKELKDANLRVDEQKNLEEKLGKLNNIEDIKLNLSEALNLSVNEEVGIQNLLNILENRVSKIAPFSKEYQDLSERITSVKIEIDDIISELETANENVEFNPNEAEEINDRLQLIYNLQKKHYVNSNEELVIILEDLLEKVSQVESADEDINQKKKEIHNVSEKLDVIGLKISNARKKVIPNLKKELESLLSDLGMKNARFSINIKSTSHYFSNGKDELEFFFSANKGGNFGELKKVASGGELSRIMLAVKRVLSENTQLPTIIFDEIDTGVSGEISNKIAAIMLQMSKHMQVISITHLPQVAAKGDNHYKVYKEEINNVTTTNLRQLTAEERIVEIAEMLSGKEISETAITHAKELLN; this is translated from the coding sequence TTGTTAACCTCTATATCTATACATAACTACGCATTAATCAATCAATTATCTATCGATTTTTCTAATGGTCTTTCTATTATTACTGGAGAAACTGGTGCAGGTAAATCTATACTTTTGGGGGCTTTAGGTTTGGTTTTAGGAAATAGAGCAGATTTATCTTCTTTAAAAGACACTTCTAAAAAATGTATAGTAGAAGCAAAAGTTGCGATTGCTAATTATGATTTAAAAGATTTTTTTGAAAAGGTAGATTTAGATTACGAGGATACCACTATTTTAAGAAGAGAGATTTTACCCTCAGGAAAATCCCGCGCTTTTGTAAATGATACCCCAGTTACTTTATCCGTTTTAAATCAATTACGTTCAAAGTTAATTGATGTGCATTCTCAGCATCAAACTATGCAATTGTCAGATGCTAGTTTTCAATTCATGGTTTTAGATGGTTTGTCCAAAAATTCAAAAAAAGTTGCTTCTTATAAAAGAGGAGTGCAGCAATTACATCAACATAAAAAGGAGTTAGAGGAGCTTGAGAGTAATCAAAGAACAATCAATTTACAATACGATTATAATCTTCATTTATTAAAGGAGTTAAAGGATGCTAACTTGCGAGTTGATGAACAGAAGAACTTAGAAGAGAAGCTAGGAAAATTAAATAATATAGAAGATATTAAACTCAATCTATCCGAAGCTTTGAATCTTTCTGTAAATGAGGAAGTTGGAATACAAAATTTACTAAATATCTTAGAAAATAGGGTGTCTAAAATTGCACCTTTTTCTAAAGAGTATCAGGACTTATCAGAAAGAATTACCAGTGTAAAAATAGAGATTGATGATATTATTTCTGAATTAGAAACTGCTAATGAAAACGTTGAATTTAATCCAAATGAAGCAGAAGAAATCAATGACAGATTGCAGTTGATTTATAATTTACAAAAGAAACATTACGTAAATTCTAACGAGGAATTAGTAATTATTTTAGAGGATTTATTAGAGAAAGTAAGTCAAGTGGAGAGTGCAGATGAAGACATCAATCAAAAGAAAAAAGAAATTCACAATGTTTCCGAAAAATTGGATGTAATTGGACTAAAGATCTCTAATGCTAGAAAAAAAGTAATTCCGAATTTAAAAAAGGAATTAGAGAGTTTATTATCAGATTTAGGAATGAAAAATGCTCGTTTTTCTATCAATATAAAATCAACCTCTCATTATTTTTCAAACGGAAAAGATGAATTAGAATTCTTTTTTTCGGCGAACAAAGGGGGTAATTTCGGGGAACTTAAAAAAGTGGCTTCTGGTGGAGAATTGTCAAGAATTATGCTGGCTGTAAAGAGAGTGCTCTCAGAAAACACACAATTACCCACCATTATTTTTGATGAAATTGACACAGGCGTTTCTGGTGAGATTTCTAACAAAATTGCTGCAATTATGCTGCAAATGAGCAAGCACATGCAAGTTATTTCTATTACACATTTACCACAAGTTGCAGCGAAAGGAGACAATCATTACAAGGTTTATAAAGAAGAAATTAACAATGTCACTACTACCAATTTAAGACAATTAACTGCTGAAGAAAGAATTGTAGAAATAGCGGAGATGTTAAGTGGAAAAGAGATTTCTGAAACTGCAATTACACACGCGAAAGAGTTATTAAATTAA
- a CDS encoding DUF4835 family protein has protein sequence MRKLIFLFALFLMSVHINSQELNCLVNVNYEQIGGSNRQVFTTLQNSLTEFINQTEWTNRTVKPEERVDCAMTIIITARENNTFTATLQVQSTRPVFGSTYTSPILNLKDNDFSFKYNEFDPLIYNKNSFDSNLISTIVFYVYTILGVDADTFSKFGGETELKEAQNVMLQAQQSGLSSWQNVVGKQNRFLLIDNLLSSKLKVFRNTLYDYHIKGLDNFASNKEFGKQALEDSVLKIQNIFNKTVGNYLIRVFFDAKADEVVSIYSDGPKTSNASRLTAALRKISPNNNSKWRKIE, from the coding sequence ATGCGTAAACTTATTTTTCTTTTTGCCTTATTTTTGATGAGTGTTCATATCAATTCGCAAGAGTTAAATTGTTTGGTCAATGTAAATTACGAACAAATAGGAGGTTCCAATAGACAAGTTTTTACAACGTTACAAAATTCTTTAACGGAGTTTATCAATCAAACAGAATGGACGAATAGAACTGTAAAACCTGAGGAAAGAGTTGATTGTGCTATGACTATTATTATAACTGCTAGAGAGAATAATACATTTACAGCCACGTTGCAAGTTCAATCTACAAGACCCGTTTTTGGTTCTACTTATACGAGTCCTATTTTAAATTTAAAAGACAACGATTTCTCTTTTAAATATAATGAGTTTGATCCTTTAATTTATAACAAAAACTCTTTTGATAGCAATTTAATTTCTACGATAGTTTTTTATGTATATACAATTTTAGGTGTTGATGCAGACACGTTTTCTAAATTCGGTGGAGAAACCGAATTAAAAGAAGCACAAAATGTAATGTTACAGGCTCAACAAAGTGGTTTATCTTCTTGGCAGAATGTGGTAGGTAAACAAAATCGTTTTTTATTGATAGACAATTTGTTGTCTTCAAAATTAAAAGTATTCAGAAATACTTTGTATGATTATCATATAAAAGGGTTGGATAATTTTGCAAGTAATAAAGAGTTTGGAAAGCAAGCTTTAGAAGATAGTGTTTTGAAAATTCAAAATATTTTTAATAAAACTGTTGGGAATTACTTAATTAGAGTCTTTTTTGATGCAAAAGCAGATGAAGTTGTAAGCATTTATTCTGATGGCCCTAAAACAAGTAATGCTTCACGTTTAACAGCTGCGCTTAGAAAAATTTCTCCAAATAATAATTCTAAGTGGAGAAAGATTGAATAG
- a CDS encoding glycosyltransferase family 2 protein codes for MILSFSIIIPVFNRPQEIDELLESLTKQDFSGDFEVLIIEDGSAQKSDIIVEEYKNQLDLKYFCKENTGAGASRNFGMQQASGNYFIILDSDVIVPPQYLSEVKKTLKINFTDAYGGPDAAHKSFTSLQKAINYSMTSFLTTGGIRGKRSTITKFQPRSFNLGMSKKAFEKTQGFSKMKNGEDIDLTFRLWQLGFETQLIEKAFVYHKRRSTIKQFFKQTFGFGTARPKLNKMYPETAKLTYWFPSLFLIGLDASVFLAIFGYYFLVKTYSVYFLILLFDSFFKNGLKVAILCIITSFTQFLGYGLGFLESQFFNKK; via the coding sequence TTGATATTATCTTTCTCCATAATAATCCCAGTTTTCAATCGTCCACAAGAAATAGACGAGTTACTAGAAAGTCTAACTAAACAAGATTTCTCTGGTGATTTTGAAGTTTTAATTATTGAAGATGGTTCTGCTCAAAAAAGTGACATTATTGTTGAGGAATATAAAAATCAACTTGATTTAAAATATTTTTGTAAAGAAAATACTGGAGCAGGAGCGAGTCGTAATTTTGGAATGCAACAAGCATCAGGAAATTATTTCATTATTTTGGATTCAGATGTTATTGTTCCTCCACAATATCTATCAGAAGTAAAAAAAACCTTAAAAATAAATTTTACAGACGCTTACGGCGGTCCAGATGCCGCACACAAAAGTTTTACTTCATTGCAGAAGGCAATTAATTATTCTATGACTTCTTTCTTAACAACGGGTGGAATTCGTGGAAAAAGATCTACTATTACAAAGTTTCAACCAAGAAGTTTTAACCTAGGCATGTCTAAAAAAGCTTTTGAAAAAACTCAAGGTTTTTCTAAAATGAAAAATGGAGAAGATATAGATTTAACTTTTCGACTTTGGCAATTAGGTTTTGAAACACAACTCATAGAAAAAGCATTTGTATATCATAAAAGAAGAAGTACAATAAAGCAATTTTTTAAACAAACTTTTGGTTTTGGAACGGCAAGACCAAAACTAAATAAAATGTATCCAGAAACTGCAAAACTAACTTATTGGTTTCCTAGTTTATTTCTAATTGGATTAGATGCAAGTGTTTTTTTAGCAATTTTTGGGTATTACTTTTTAGTGAAAACTTATTCGGTTTATTTCTTAATTTTACTATTTGATTCCTTTTTTAAAAATGGATTAAAGGTTGCGATATTGTGTATAATAACTTCTTTTACACAATTTCTAGGCTATGGCTTAGGTTTTTTAGAATCCCAGTTTTTTAATAAAAAGTAA
- a CDS encoding enoyl-ACP reductase: MSYNLLKGKRGIIFGALNEQSIAWKVAERAHEEGATFVLTNAPIALRMGELNALAEKTGSQVVGADATSMEDLTNLVEKSMEILDGKIDFVLHSIGMSVNVRKGKHYTNPKYDFTTKGWDISAVSFHKVMNVLYNKNAMSEWGSIVALTYMAAQRVFPDYNDMADNKAYLESIARSFGYFFGRDYKVRVNTISQSPTPTTAGSGVKGFDGFIEYAEKMSPLGNATALECADYTITMFSDLTKKVTLQNLFHDGGFSNMGVSDPVMDKFVGEE, encoded by the coding sequence ATGTCATATAATTTATTAAAAGGAAAAAGAGGTATTATTTTTGGAGCTTTAAACGAGCAATCCATTGCTTGGAAGGTAGCAGAAAGAGCGCATGAAGAAGGTGCTACATTTGTATTAACAAACGCACCAATAGCCTTAAGAATGGGAGAGTTAAATGCTTTAGCAGAAAAAACAGGTTCTCAAGTTGTCGGGGCAGATGCAACTTCTATGGAAGATTTAACAAATTTGGTTGAAAAATCGATGGAAATTTTAGATGGTAAAATTGACTTCGTTTTACACTCAATTGGTATGTCTGTAAATGTTCGTAAAGGAAAACATTACACCAATCCTAAATACGATTTTACCACAAAAGGCTGGGATATTTCTGCAGTTTCTTTTCATAAAGTAATGAATGTTTTATATAACAAAAACGCCATGAGTGAGTGGGGTTCAATTGTTGCCTTAACATATATGGCTGCACAAAGAGTGTTTCCAGATTATAATGATATGGCAGATAATAAAGCCTATTTAGAAAGTATTGCGCGTAGTTTTGGATATTTCTTCGGTAGAGATTATAAGGTGCGTGTAAATACAATTTCACAATCTCCAACACCCACTACAGCAGGAAGTGGTGTGAAAGGTTTTGATGGCTTTATTGAATATGCTGAAAAAATGAGTCCGTTAGGAAATGCTACAGCTTTAGAATGCGCAGATTACACGATTACTATGTTTTCAGATTTAACCAAGAAAGTAACATTACAGAATTTATTTCATGATGGAGGATTTTCTAATATGGGAGTAAGTGATCCAGTTATGGATAAATTTGTTGGGGAAGAATAA
- a CDS encoding glyoxalase/bleomycin resistance/extradiol dioxygenase family protein, translating into MLGLRTTIFKVSNLQKAKMWYSKVFESKPYFENQFYIGFNIKGYELGLLLEENQSEKSDNILCYWGVDNIEEKFLFFLNCGALEHEKPNNVGGEIMVASIKDPWNNVIGIIYNPEFKLPE; encoded by the coding sequence ATGTTAGGATTAAGAACTACGATCTTTAAAGTATCTAATTTGCAAAAAGCAAAAATGTGGTATTCAAAAGTATTTGAGTCTAAGCCTTACTTTGAAAATCAATTTTATATTGGTTTTAATATAAAAGGATATGAATTAGGTTTGCTTTTAGAAGAAAACCAATCAGAGAAATCTGATAATATTTTATGTTATTGGGGAGTCGATAATATTGAAGAGAAATTTTTATTTTTTTTAAATTGTGGGGCTCTTGAGCACGAAAAACCAAATAATGTTGGTGGAGAAATAATGGTAGCTTCTATTAAAGACCCTTGGAATAATGTAATAGGAATCATTTATAATCCAGAATTTAAATTGCCTGAATAA